A region from the Chrysoperla carnea chromosome 4, inChrCarn1.1, whole genome shotgun sequence genome encodes:
- the LOC123298380 gene encoding cuticle protein 16.5-like, which yields MFKSAIVVFAIVACVSCAPKPEAKPGVLAPVVAAPVAAPLVAAAPAAYVTATSSQVIARNYNGLAAPLVAAAAPYAVAPAYAPYAAAPYFASPYAYAPAYSPYTAAPVLV from the exons atgttcaaatca gCTATTGTTGTATTCGCCATTGTTGCTTGTGTATCATGTGCACCAAAACCAGAAGCTAAACCAGGAGTTTTAGCACCAGTTGTAGCAGCACCAGTAGCAGCACCATTAGTTGCTGCAGCACCAGCTGCCTATGTAACAGCAACCAGTTCTCAAGTGATTGCTAGGAATTATAATGGTTTAGCTGCACCACTTGTAGCTGCTGCCGCTCCATATGCAGTTGCACCAGCCTATGCACCATACGCTGCAGCACCATATTTTGCTTCCCCATACGCTTACGCACCAGCTTATTCACCATACACCGCTGCTCCAGTACTCGTTTAA